The following proteins come from a genomic window of Salminus brasiliensis chromosome 15, fSalBra1.hap2, whole genome shotgun sequence:
- the LOC140536161 gene encoding protein PERCC1, whose protein sequence is MAASVIRTLSGFGLTRPAQTFFVPTEEEEAEDEYDEGLREEVEDSVEDEDSPVAESREEEPWGENPSLSQTEMTDRLLRFAELISSDVQRYFGRGHDPDACDIYAERACLEVSGRQRYYADFMRVASSEQGEEPEKLGPLAELFKEAHRKRQGLPMTQRRLPSSFWTEPHPCQLSTFGNADTSHVLRCSTESTLSTPGSTLSTSNTPVSTISSSSTPDFSDLLAHWATDRDSASEFSCDYQLP, encoded by the coding sequence ATGGCAGCCAGCGTAATCAGAACCCTGAGTGGTTTTGGACTGACCAGACCTGCCCAGACCTTCTTCGTTCccacagaggaagaggaggctgAGGACGAATATGACGAGGGACTCAGAGAGGAGGTTGAGGACAGCGTCGAGGACGAGGATTCCCCAGTCGCGGAGTCGCGGGAAGAGGAGCCATGGGGTGAGAATCCCTCGCTCAGCCAAACCGAGATGACCGATCGTCTGCTGCGGTTCGCCGAGCTCATCAGCAGCGACGTGCAGCGCTATTTTGGACGTGGTCACGACCCAGACGCCTGTGACATTTATGCGGAACGGGCGTGTCTAGAGGTCAGCGGGCGGCAGCGGTACTACGCTGACTTCATGAGGGTGGCGTCGTCAGAACAGGGCGAGGAGCCTGAAAAACTGGGCCCCCTCGCGGAGCTCTTCAAGGAGGCCCACAGGAAGAGGCAGGGTTTGCCCATGACTCAGCGACGGCTGCCCAGTAGCTTCTGGACGGAGCCACACCCTTGCCAGCTTAGTACTTTCGGCAACGCTGACACATCGCATGTGCTGAGGTGCTCCACAGAAAGCACTCTGAGCACTCCAGGCAGCACGCTGAGCACTTCCAATACTCCGGTCAGCACCATCAGTAGCTCCAGCACTCCAGATTTCAGTGACTTGCTTGCCCACTGGGcaacagacagagacagtgcCAGTGAGTTCAGCTGTGACTATCAGCTTCCGTAA